Proteins co-encoded in one Montipora capricornis isolate CH-2021 chromosome 12, ASM3666992v2, whole genome shotgun sequence genomic window:
- the LOC138026954 gene encoding zinc phosphodiesterase ELAC protein 1-like, with protein sequence MELHFLGTGSCYPSPDRGASCIILRHESGCWMFDCGEGSQIQLMKSCIKPGKINKIFITHLHGDHLFGLPGLLCTIGLNCSECRQPMEIYGPVGLRKYLRVCLELSQSQLGFSYSVHELKCSNSETFCQSNMADFIPSDSATSDKQHANETCGQTIFEDEDGLWQVCQEGNLTVFAAPLKHRIMCFGYVIQEKQFPGKLDPLLLKQRGIPPGPLYSKVKNGEIIMAPDGSLVTPSEVMGPPRPGRKVVILGDTCDSSMIVKIADNADVVVHEATLEDELKETCIDHGHSTPEMAGHFATSVNAKKLALTHFSQRYKRISDPVPTNVEEDGTVSKLVEQAKKSFSGCIIAADDFVVLRLSRKV encoded by the exons ATGGAGCTCCATTTTTTGGGCACTGGATCATGTTACCCTTCTCCGGACAGAGGAGCGTCTTGCATTATTCTAAGGCACGAATCGGGCTGTTGGATGTTTGATTGCGGCGAAGGGAGTCAAATTCAACTCATGAAAAGTTGTATTAAGCCAGGAAAAATAAATAAGATTTTTATAACTCATCTTCATGGAGATCATCTGTTTGGTCTACCTGGCCTACTTTGCACCATTGGATTAAATTGTTCGGAATGCAGGCAGCCCATGGAAATATATGGACCTGTTGGTCTAAGGAAATATTTGAGAGTGTGTTTGGAATTGTCACAATCACAGCTAGGATTTAGTTACTCTGTACATGAACTTAAGTGTTCAAATTCAG AAACTTTTTGTCAAAGCAATATGGCAGATTTTATACCATCTGATTCAGCTACATCAGACAAGCAACATGCAAATGAGACTTGTGGACAAACAATTTTCGAAGATGAGGATGGTTTATGGCAAGTTTGTCAGGAAGGAAATTTAACTGTATTTGCAGCTCCTCTCAAGCATCGCATAATGTGCTTTGGTTATGTAATTCAAGAGAAACAGTTTCCAGGAAAACTTGATCCGTTGCTTTTAAAACAGAGGGGTATCCCTCCTGGACCTTTGTACTCAAAAGTAAAAAATGGTGAAATAATCATGGCTCCTGACGGCAGCCTAGTTACACCCAGTGAGGTGATGGGGCCACCGCGACCAGGTCGTAAAGTTGTCATTCTTGGTGACACTTGTGACTCTTCAATGATTGTGAAAATTGCCGATAATGCAGATGTAGTAGTTCATGAAGCCACCCTTGAAGATGAACTCAAGGAAACATGCATAGATCATGGTCATTCAACTCCAG AAATGGCTGGGCATTTTGCAACAAGTGTCAATGCCAAGAAACTGGCTCTAACACATTTCAGTCAAAGATATAAGAGAATTAGTGACCCTGTACCAACAAATGTAGAAGAGGATGGGACTGTAAGTAAGCTTGTTGAACAAGCCAAAAAGTCCTTCTCAGGCTGCATTATTGCTGCTGATGACTTCGTGGTCCTTCGGCTTTCGCGGAAGGTCTAA